Part of the Impatiens glandulifera chromosome 8, dImpGla2.1, whole genome shotgun sequence genome is shown below.
TTGATTCTCAAAGAATTGATAATTCAATTCGTTTGttcaaaaatcataattttgttGGTTTTGATTAAATGTATGTGGTTGATGGTTTATATTATTGGTTGATGATATTATGCATATATACTGTTTTCATAAGCATAAAAAAGTGATATTAGGTTTTTATTGTGAATTAAAGTTCAAAAAAAGGCTATCAAATATAGAAGATTGGATACTAGAAATTCCATATAAGAAAAAAGCCTACCAAATATAGAAGTTACGAGACCATCTAAGATCTTTCTAATAATGATGATTGCAATCATCCTAAATTTAGGGATTTCTTATAATCCAATCTTCTATATTTAGATCTCGTACAATTGAGGGGTCTTGGCCCTCCaatgtaataaaaaaagaaaaaaaaagtattttaaagtcaatttttttaattgaatataaaattcattttaatacgGAAAATCAATAAACAATGAATATTTGGTACATCTATACTTGTTTTTAAGTTGTCTAATATTCAAAAGAGACCCATTGAAGCATGATGTCACTAAAGTTTTCTCTCTTGTGGAAAAAGTCTAAGAAGAGTATTAGATGTTGGTGTGTATAAACACTAATGAATATTAATTGGCCCAAAGAAAGATTAATATTTGACTAAGTTTATACACACTTGTGGTGGTAAATGTGTGACAAAGCATGTGAATAATATGTCGATCCAAAGATAGGTCTATTATTTGACATCACTTATTGACAATGTTTGATCACTACACCAAGATTATTActacaattaatattattgtccaaagacttgatattaatgttgcacCGGTGTCTTGAGATGAGATTTTACcaatatttgatttttgtttaatgattttaatttttgaacataatttaattatgttttgttcTATTTTCAGCTAATGTTACGATATCTACTAACATGAACTCCATTCACATTCTAAATGGGACGAACTTTAAGGATTGGAAGGAGAACATTTATATTGTTCTAGGCTGCATTGATCTAGACCTTGCGTTAATGATTGATACCCCACGACTCCTCTAGAAAATAGTTTTGCCGATGACAAGGCTAACTATGAGAAGTTAAAAAGGTTAAATCGCATGTGTCTCATGATCATAAAGCGCGACATTCTAGAGGCATCCAGGGGTGCAGTATCTAAGGATATTACCAATGTAAAGGTGTTCCTTATGAAAATCGAAAAACGATTTGTAAGGAATGATAAGGCAGAAACGGGTGCGATTTTAGCACGCCTTATTACCTTAAAGTATAAAGGCAATGGTAATATAAGAGAACACATCTTGGAAATGTCCCATATAATTTCAAGGCTAAATGCACTTAAGCTTGATCTTTCTGAATATCTTCTTGTGCATCTGATACTCCTCTTGCCACCAGCTCACTATAACTAGTTTAAAGTGAGCTATAATTGTCAAAAGGAGAAATTGTCTCTTAACGAGCTTATTTTTTATTGCGGACAAGAGGAGGAAATGTTGAAACTAGATAGAACCAAAGTGTTCATATAATTATTGTTCTGAAGGTTAATAAGGTTAATAACCTAAAGATAAAGAATAAGGAAGTTGTTAAGGGTCCCGAGTAGAAGAAACAAGTCATATCCGAGGTACATGATAGAAAATGTTACTTTTGTGGTAATGCGGGACACGTGAAGAAAGAATTTAACAAGTATTGTGTTTGGGTTGCCAAGAAAGATATTAAatgtaatttcttaatttagtaTGTTTGAAGATTAATTTAGCTTCAGTACCTATAAATATTGGTGGGTAGATTCCGGTGCTACTACTCATATAAGTGTTTCTATGCAGGGTTGCCTGAGTCATCAGTTGCCAAGTGACGCTGAAAGATTCATCTATGTGGGCGACAGGAAAATGGTGCTCGTGGAGGCAATAAggcattttaaattattgttaaaaaactggtttttatttggatttaaaaaatacatttgttaTATCGTCTTTTAGACGCAATTTGATTTCTGTTTCAATTTTGAACAAATCCGGttacttttgtttatttagaaattcaaatttcagtttatctttaaattcaaatattgttgttactGGTTTGTTAAATATTTACGATAATTTATACTTGTTTGAAACTATTTCATCTTATAATGAAACCCTACACATGGAATCACGCCGcactaaaagaaaaattaataaagaaaattcgACAATATTATGGAATAGAAGGTTAGGTCACATCTCTAGAATTAGAGTTGAAGGACTTGTGTATAATGGAATTTTGGATTCCCTTGATTTTACAGACTTGGATGTCTGTATTGAATGTGAAAAGGgaaaacaaactaaatcaaaAAGGTTAGGTGTCAATAGGTCATCGAAAGTTTTAGAATTGATTCATATAGATATTTGCGGTCCATTCCCTTCGGCTTCTTAGAATGaacaacattattttatatcattcatttgatgactattctagatTTGGATACATATACCTTAATAATGAAAAGTCATAGTTCGTGGACATTTTTAAGTCGTTTAAGGTTGAAGTTGAGAAACAACTCAACCAAAGCATTAAATGTGTTAgatctgatcgtggtggtgaaTACTACGGTAGATATGACAGTTCAATTGAACAATGTCCATGACTATTTGTTAAATTTCTAGAGGAATCTAGTATCGTCCCATAGTACCTATGCTTGGGTCACCTAGCATGAACGGTGTATCTGAAAGACGAAATAGGACTCTTAAGGATATGGTAAGGAGTATGGTCAATCATTCTACCTTACTAAAGTCACTCAGGGGAGAATCATTAAAAACAccaacatatattattaataggGTACCCACTAAAGCAGCTagtaaaacaccttatgaacaTTGGACTGGGCGAAAGCCTAGTGTAAAGCATTTACATGTTTGGGGTTTTTCAGTTGAGGCAAGGCCTTATAGGTCtttagaaaagaaattggacCCCAAGACAGTAAATAACTactttattagttattttgagCGATCAAGGGGATATAAGTTTTACGATCCCACACTAAAGAAATTTTTTGAGACGGGAAATGCGGTATATTTTGAGGATGTAGAATTTAAGAGGAGAAATAATATAAGGGACATTGGTTTCGAGGA
Proteins encoded:
- the LOC124913136 gene encoding uncharacterized protein LOC124913136, encoding MCLMIIKRDILEASRGAVSKDITNVKVFLMKIEKRFVRNDKAETGAILARLITLKYKGNGNIREHILEMSHIISRLNALKLDLSEYLLVHLILLLPPAHYN